In Rhodobacter xanthinilyticus, a single window of DNA contains:
- a CDS encoding DUF6473 family protein yields the protein MAFEYPGAGALEYFPCRYGKSKLLFRGPRRDLSVPHCAALGGNETYGRFVAEPWPILLEGRLGLPVVNFGYQNAGVDVFLNELQLTQPKHPPQLSIIQLLGACNMSNRFYAVHPRRNDRFLRASNLMRSVFSEIDFTEFNFTRHLLQALMSRAPERFEAVVAELQSAWVARMRALLERMDGPKVLLWLGDYRDPLQGDPLGAEPVLVTSAMVEKIAPLADQVVRVEPSMLARSAGTVGMHFAPMEEPVAGTMPGPMVHHEVAEALAPVVSKLL from the coding sequence ATGGCCTTCGAATATCCGGGCGCTGGCGCCCTAGAGTATTTTCCGTGCCGCTACGGGAAATCGAAACTGCTGTTTCGCGGTCCGCGCCGCGATCTGAGCGTGCCGCATTGCGCGGCGCTTGGCGGCAATGAGACCTATGGCAGGTTCGTGGCCGAGCCCTGGCCGATCCTGCTCGAGGGGCGGCTCGGGCTGCCGGTGGTCAATTTCGGCTATCAGAATGCCGGGGTCGATGTGTTTCTCAACGAGCTGCAACTGACGCAGCCCAAGCATCCGCCGCAGCTGAGCATCATCCAGCTTCTCGGCGCGTGCAACATGTCGAACCGGTTTTACGCCGTGCACCCGCGCCGCAACGATCGGTTCCTGCGCGCCTCGAACCTGATGCGCTCGGTGTTCTCGGAGATCGATTTCACCGAGTTCAACTTCACGCGGCACCTGCTGCAGGCGCTGATGAGCCGCGCGCCGGAGCGGTTCGAGGCGGTGGTGGCGGAGCTGCAATCGGCCTGGGTCGCGCGGATGCGGGCGCTGCTCGAGCGGATGGACGGGCCGAAGGTGTTGCTCTGGCTCGGCGATTATCGCGACCCGTTGCAGGGCGATCCGCTCGGTGCGGAGCCGGTTCTGGTGACCTCGGCGATGGTGGAAAAGATCGCGCCGCTCGCCGATCAGGTGGTGCGGGTCGAGCCCTCGATGCTGGCGCGGTCCGCCGGCACGGTGGGGATGCATTTCGCGCCGATGGAGGAGCCGGTGGCGGGCACCATGCCCGGGCCGATGGTCCATCATGAAGTTGCCGAGGCGCTGGCCCCGGTCGTCTCGAAGCTGCTCTGA
- a CDS encoding sensor N-terminal transmembrane domain-containing protein, which translates to MSAAGRIGLSRPRKPEPGVLLGEDWMTGAETSEGEALKPRRARRGLISLNRSPLARKIIIFNLVAMVMMVAGVLYLNPFRDSLVFQRESAIVNEAELIADVFEARLPKSAPVNFAAGDGIDLPDTLAGIELPTGTHLYVFDPRGAMLLSSSEVPASPRERVDGLQIDHRSTLITDLLNGIWDRISKVVRDEPEKDAVYDAKRIATSLLPKMADGETHIDTRRDSDGATIFSVVTGVYQGDQLVGILALTSEAGEIDQLVRVEREQVLQMFVIAIIVSIGLSLVLASTIANPLSELAAAAEIGQEKNARKMSPSRVRIPDLTARPDEIGRLSGALRGMVTALYDRIDANEQFAADVAHEIKNPLASLRSAVASLHVVKRDDHRARLLEVIDHDVKRLDRLVSDISNASRLDSELVKEEEEHFDLLKMVGNLADYLGKQAGEKGVEFIIDLPSQPIMITGLEGRLAQVFVNLITNAISFCEEGDAVRVWARRRDNRVLVVVEDTGPGIPEEALTKVFKRFYSERPEGQFGDHSGLGLAISKQIVEAHGGVIWAENIRPTDADITSEPLGARFVVGLPI; encoded by the coding sequence ATGAGTGCTGCGGGGCGTATAGGGCTGAGCCGCCCGCGCAAGCCCGAGCCCGGGGTTCTGCTGGGCGAGGACTGGATGACCGGCGCCGAGACCTCGGAGGGGGAGGCGCTCAAGCCGCGGCGCGCGCGGCGGGGGCTGATTTCGCTCAACCGCTCGCCGCTGGCGCGCAAGATCATCATCTTCAACCTCGTTGCGATGGTGATGATGGTGGCGGGGGTGCTCTATCTCAACCCGTTCCGCGACAGCCTCGTGTTCCAGCGCGAAAGCGCGATCGTGAACGAGGCGGAGCTGATCGCCGATGTCTTCGAGGCGCGGCTGCCGAAATCGGCGCCGGTGAATTTCGCGGCCGGCGACGGGATCGACCTGCCCGATACGCTCGCCGGCATCGAACTGCCCACGGGCACGCATCTTTATGTCTTCGATCCGCGCGGGGCGATGCTGCTGAGCTCCTCCGAGGTGCCCGCCTCGCCGCGCGAGCGGGTCGACGGGCTGCAGATCGATCATCGCTCGACGCTGATCACCGACCTGCTCAACGGCATCTGGGACCGGATCTCGAAGGTCGTGCGCGATGAGCCGGAGAAAGACGCGGTCTATGACGCCAAGCGGATCGCGACCTCGCTCCTGCCGAAGATGGCTGATGGCGAGACCCATATCGACACCCGCCGCGATTCCGACGGGGCGACGATTTTCTCTGTCGTGACAGGGGTTTATCAGGGCGATCAGCTGGTCGGCATTCTCGCGCTGACCTCCGAGGCGGGCGAGATCGACCAGCTCGTGCGGGTCGAGCGCGAGCAGGTCTTGCAGATGTTCGTGATCGCGATCATCGTCTCGATCGGGCTGAGCCTGGTGCTCGCCTCGACGATCGCGAACCCGCTCTCCGAGCTCGCCGCCGCGGCCGAGATCGGCCAGGAGAAGAACGCCCGCAAGATGAGCCCGAGCCGGGTGCGGATCCCCGATCTGACCGCGCGGCCCGACGAGATCGGCCGCCTCTCGGGCGCGCTGCGCGGCATGGTGACGGCGCTTTACGATCGGATCGACGCGAACGAACAATTCGCCGCCGATGTCGCCCATGAGATCAAGAACCCGCTCGCCAGCCTGCGCTCGGCGGTGGCCTCGCTGCATGTCGTCAAGCGCGACGATCACCGCGCGCGGCTGCTCGAGGTCATCGACCATGATGTGAAGCGCCTCGACCGGCTGGTCAGCGACATCTCCAACGCCTCGCGGCTCGACAGCGAGCTGGTGAAGGAGGAGGAGGAGCATTTCGACCTGCTCAAGATGGTCGGCAATCTGGCCGATTATCTGGGCAAGCAGGCGGGCGAGAAGGGGGTCGAATTCATCATCGACCTGCCCTCGCAGCCGATCATGATCACCGGCCTCGAGGGGCGGCTCGCGCAGGTTTTCGTCAACCTGATCACCAATGCGATCTCCTTCTGCGAAGAGGGCGATGCGGTGCGGGTCTGGGCGCGGCGGCGCGACAACCGGGTGCTGGTCGTGGTCGAGGATACCGGGCCGGGGATCCCCGAGGAGGCGCTGACCAAGGTCTTCAAGCGCTTCTATTCGGAGCGCCCGGAGGGCCAGTTCGGCGATCATTCGGGCCTCGGGCTCGCGATCTCGAAACAGATCGTCGAGGCGCATGGCGGGGTGATCTGGGCCGAGAATATCCGCCCGACGGATGCCGATATCACCTCCGAGCCGCTCGGCGCGCGCTTTGTCGTCGGCCTGCCGATCTGA
- a CDS encoding 3-hydroxybutyryl-CoA dehydrogenase: protein MSIQSVGIVGAGQMGNGIAHVFALAGYDVLLNDIAQESLDKAVATVTKNLDRQVQREKISEAGKDAALARIKTTMALPELGQCDLIIEAATEREAVKDKIFEALLPHLKPTTILASNTSSISITRLASKTDRPERFMGVHFMNPVPVMKLVELIRGIATDDETYQTMLGVVKSLNKTAASAEDFPAFIVNRILVPMINEAVYTLYEGVGNVESIDMAMKLGANHPMGPLELGDFIGLDTCLAIMHVLHDGLADTKYRPCPLLTKYVEAGWLGRKSGRGFYDYRGEKPVPTR from the coding sequence ATGAGTATTCAATCGGTTGGGATCGTTGGCGCAGGCCAGATGGGCAACGGCATCGCGCATGTCTTCGCCCTCGCGGGCTATGACGTGCTGCTCAACGACATCGCGCAGGAAAGCCTCGACAAGGCCGTCGCGACCGTCACCAAGAACCTCGATCGGCAGGTGCAGCGCGAGAAGATCTCCGAGGCCGGGAAGGATGCCGCCCTCGCCCGGATCAAGACCACGATGGCGCTGCCCGAGCTCGGCCAGTGCGATCTGATCATCGAAGCCGCCACCGAACGCGAAGCGGTCAAGGACAAGATCTTCGAGGCGCTCCTGCCGCATCTCAAGCCCACCACGATCCTCGCGAGCAACACCTCGTCGATCTCGATCACCCGGCTCGCGTCGAAAACCGACCGCCCCGAGCGCTTCATGGGCGTGCACTTCATGAACCCGGTGCCGGTGATGAAACTCGTCGAGCTGATCCGCGGGATCGCGACCGATGACGAGACCTATCAGACCATGCTCGGCGTGGTGAAATCGCTCAACAAGACCGCGGCCTCGGCCGAGGACTTCCCCGCCTTCATCGTGAACCGGATCCTGGTGCCGATGATCAACGAGGCGGTCTACACGCTTTACGAAGGCGTCGGCAATGTCGAGTCGATCGACATGGCGATGAAACTCGGCGCGAACCACCCGATGGGCCCGCTGGAACTGGGCGACTTCATCGGCCTCGATACCTGCCTTGCGATCATGCATGTGCTGCACGACGGGCTGGCGGACACCAAATATCGCCCCTGCCCGCTTCTGACGAAATATGTCGAGGCCGGCTGGCTGGGCCGCAAATCGGGCCGTGGCTTCTACGATTACCGGGGCGAAAAGCCGGTTCCGACCCGCTGA
- the rapZ gene encoding RNase adapter RapZ has product MSAEGKAAPQGGHRVVLVTGPSGAGRSTAIDALEDLGYETIDNLPMSLIPRLLDGPLAQPLALGLDVRNRDFSATGLIELIDRLTRVPELRLEVLYLDASPDVLVRRYSETRRRHPLAPSDTPLAGITQEIDILAPVRVRADVLIETSGMSPHDLRAELAQWFDMGKIARLAVSLHSFSYKRGVPRGLDMMFDCRFLANPHWVAALRPLTGLDGAVAAHVEGDPRYLEFISKVRDLLCFLLPAHVEEGKSHLSVGFGCTGGQHRSVAVTEAVAKALAEAGWQVSKRHRELERRGQGLPAVKGVFGA; this is encoded by the coding sequence TTGAGTGCTGAGGGCAAAGCCGCGCCGCAGGGGGGGCACCGGGTCGTTCTGGTGACCGGCCCGTCGGGGGCTGGCCGCTCGACCGCGATCGATGCGCTCGAGGATCTCGGCTACGAGACGATCGACAACCTGCCGATGAGCCTGATCCCGCGGCTGCTCGACGGGCCGCTGGCGCAGCCGCTCGCGCTCGGGCTCGATGTGCGCAACCGCGATTTCTCCGCGACCGGGTTGATCGAGCTGATCGACCGGCTGACGCGGGTGCCCGAGCTGCGGCTCGAGGTGCTCTATCTCGATGCGAGCCCCGACGTGCTGGTGCGGCGCTATTCCGAGACCCGGCGGCGCCATCCGCTCGCGCCCTCCGATACGCCGCTCGCCGGCATCACCCAGGAGATCGACATTCTCGCGCCGGTGCGGGTGCGCGCCGATGTCCTGATCGAGACCTCGGGGATGAGCCCGCATGATCTGCGCGCCGAGCTCGCGCAATGGTTCGACATGGGCAAGATCGCGCGGCTCGCGGTCTCGCTGCACAGTTTCAGCTACAAGCGCGGCGTGCCGCGCGGGCTCGACATGATGTTCGATTGCCGCTTTCTCGCGAACCCGCATTGGGTGGCGGCGCTGCGACCGCTGACCGGCCTCGACGGGGCCGTGGCGGCGCACGTCGAAGGCGATCCGCGCTACCTGGAATTCATCTCCAAGGTGCGGGATTTGTTGTGTTTTCTGCTGCCCGCGCATGTCGAGGAAGGCAAGAGTCACCTGTCGGTCGGCTTTGGCTGCACCGGCGGGCAACATCGGTCGGTTGCCGTAACGGAAGCCGTCGCCAAAGCGCTTGCGGAGGCGGGTTGGCAGGTGTCAAAACGGCACAGGGAACTGGAGCGGCGGGGGCAGGGCCTGCCGGCGGTGAAAGGGGTGTTTGGCGCGTGA
- a CDS encoding HPr family phosphocarrier protein, which translates to MTSKELRIVNEKGLHARASARFVEVVERFDARAEVEKDGMRVSGDSIMGLLMLAASRGTSIHVSTSGAEAEALSAALEALVANRFGEDN; encoded by the coding sequence ATGACGTCTAAAGAATTGCGGATTGTGAATGAGAAGGGCCTGCATGCCCGGGCCTCGGCGCGCTTTGTCGAGGTGGTGGAGCGGTTCGATGCGCGGGCCGAGGTCGAGAAGGACGGGATGCGGGTCTCGGGCGATTCGATCATGGGGCTGCTGATGCTCGCCGCCTCGCGGGGCACCTCGATCCATGTCTCGACGAGCGGCGCCGAGGCCGAGGCGCTCAGCGCGGCGCTCGAGGCGCTGGTCGCCAACCGTTTCGGCGAAGACAACTGA
- a CDS encoding phosphoenolpyruvate carboxykinase — MIIGRVNPAKRLEDQGITGLGNVYYNLLEPALIEAALKRNEGTLGKGGAFYCSTGAHTGRSPKDKFVVRTASVEDTIWWENNKPMDPAKFDVLHADMLEHMKGKDYFVQDLFGGADPEHRLDVRVVTELAWHGLFIRTMLRRPDRAELDTFAPEWTIINCPSFKADPERHGCRTETVIALNFDRKMILIGNTAYAGENKKGVFTLLNYILPGKGIMAMHCSANHAIGNPDDSAVFFGLSGTGKTTLSADPSRILIGDDEHGWSEKGIFNFEGGCYAKTINLSKEAEPEIYATCSMFGTVVENMVYDEETLELDFFDNSLTDNMRCAYPLHYISNASETALGGAPKNVIMLTCDAYGVLPPIARLTPAQAMYHFLSGFTSKTPGTEVGVTEPLPTFSTCFGAPFMPRRPEVYGKLLQEKILAQGASCWLVNTGWTGGAFGTGKRMPIKATRALLTAALDGSLHDVEFRKDENFGFEVPVSVPGVDAVLLNPRDTWADKAAFDAQAAKLVKMFSENFAQYMPYIDEDVKAAAIG, encoded by the coding sequence ATGATCATCGGACGCGTGAACCCGGCGAAACGCCTGGAAGATCAGGGCATCACTGGTCTGGGCAATGTCTATTACAACCTTCTCGAGCCCGCGCTGATCGAAGCGGCGCTCAAGCGCAATGAAGGCACGCTTGGCAAGGGCGGCGCGTTCTACTGCTCGACCGGCGCCCATACCGGCCGCTCGCCGAAAGACAAGTTCGTGGTCCGCACCGCTTCGGTCGAAGACACGATCTGGTGGGAAAACAACAAGCCGATGGATCCGGCCAAGTTCGATGTGCTGCATGCCGACATGCTCGAGCACATGAAGGGCAAGGATTACTTCGTGCAGGATCTCTTCGGCGGCGCCGATCCCGAGCACCGCCTCGACGTGCGCGTGGTGACCGAGCTCGCCTGGCATGGCCTGTTCATCCGCACCATGCTGCGCCGCCCCGACCGCGCCGAGCTCGACACCTTCGCCCCCGAGTGGACGATCATCAACTGCCCCTCGTTCAAGGCCGACCCGGAACGCCACGGCTGCCGCACCGAGACCGTCATCGCGCTCAACTTCGATCGTAAGATGATCCTGATCGGCAACACCGCCTATGCCGGCGAGAACAAGAAGGGCGTGTTCACGCTGCTGAACTACATCCTCCCCGGCAAGGGCATCATGGCGATGCATTGCTCGGCCAACCACGCCATCGGCAACCCCGACGATTCGGCGGTGTTCTTCGGGCTCTCGGGCACCGGCAAGACCACCCTCTCGGCCGACCCCTCGCGGATCCTGATCGGCGATGACGAACACGGCTGGTCGGAAAAGGGCATCTTCAACTTCGAGGGCGGCTGCTACGCCAAGACCATCAACCTCTCGAAGGAAGCCGAGCCGGAAATCTACGCGACCTGCTCGATGTTCGGCACCGTCGTCGAAAACATGGTCTATGACGAGGAAACCCTCGAGCTCGACTTCTTCGACAACTCGCTGACCGACAACATGCGCTGCGCCTATCCGCTGCATTACATCTCGAATGCCTCGGAAACCGCGCTCGGCGGCGCGCCCAAGAACGTGATCATGCTGACCTGCGACGCCTATGGCGTGCTGCCGCCGATCGCGCGTCTGACGCCCGCCCAGGCGATGTATCACTTCCTCTCGGGCTTCACCTCGAAGACCCCGGGCACCGAAGTGGGCGTGACCGAGCCGCTGCCGACCTTCTCGACCTGCTTCGGCGCGCCCTTCATGCCGCGTCGCCCCGAGGTCTATGGCAAACTGCTGCAAGAGAAGATCCTCGCGCAGGGCGCCTCGTGCTGGCTCGTCAACACCGGCTGGACCGGCGGCGCCTTCGGCACCGGCAAGCGGATGCCGATCAAGGCCACCCGCGCGCTGCTGACCGCCGCGCTCGACGGCTCGCTCCATGATGTCGAGTTCCGCAAGGACGAAAACTTCGGCTTCGAAGTGCCGGTCTCGGTGCCGGGCGTCGATGCCGTCCTGCTGAACCCGCGCGACACCTGGGCCGACAAGGCCGCCTTCGACGCGCAGGCCGCGAAACTCGTGAAGATGTTCTCGGAAAACTTCGCGCAATACATGCCCTATATCGACGAAGACGTGAAAGCCGCCGCGATCGGCTGA
- a CDS encoding HPr kinase/phosphorylase, translated as MAPLRLHASCVALDPGRAVLILGPSGAGKSQLALGLMALGAHLVADDQVELRGAGVALIASAPPAISGMIEARGVGLLGAEALPQAEVKLVVDLAQIETERLPPLRQTVLLDRCIPLVLRLQHGHLEVAILQWLKGGRVA; from the coding sequence ATGGCGCCGCTGCGGCTCCATGCGAGCTGTGTCGCGCTCGACCCGGGGCGCGCGGTGTTGATCCTCGGGCCCTCGGGCGCGGGCAAGTCGCAGCTTGCGCTCGGGCTGATGGCGCTGGGCGCCCATCTCGTGGCCGATGACCAGGTGGAGCTGCGCGGCGCGGGCGTGGCGCTGATCGCCTCGGCGCCGCCCGCAATTTCCGGGATGATCGAGGCGCGCGGCGTCGGTCTGCTTGGCGCCGAGGCGCTGCCGCAGGCCGAGGTGAAACTTGTCGTCGATCTCGCGCAGATCGAAACCGAACGTTTACCACCGCTGCGCCAAACTGTCCTTTTGGATAGGTGCATCCCCCTTGTGCTGCGCCTGCAACATGGTCATCTTGAGGTCGCAATCCTGCAATGGCTGAAGGGTGGGAGAGTCGCTTGA
- a CDS encoding phospholipase D-like domain-containing protein yields the protein MHLHGLPLILLLGLLGALAVAGLTLLSARLSHPRPAGPFAPSHALPPPAGSRLAAAFAPRLAAEPGLTAVHLLLDPLDALAARLELIEAAESSVDLQYYIWQDDTAGALMLGALRRAAARGVRVRMLIDDNGTHGLDDTLSTLESLENFDIRLFNPFPLRRARWLGYLADFHRLNRRMHNKAMVVDGALAVLGGRNIGDEYFNRFAPTGLYMDLDLMAAGPIVPQVAAQFDLYWNSALSIPVAALLAPLAPDRAEACLAAQAARLATPEARDYARALAAPDMPLLSPDLTLSFGPATLLFDPPEKITGPIAARRMLWARLLRALGQPREELVLISPYLVPTRAGVRVLGRYAKAGVKVRLFTNSFAASDVPLVHSGYAHRRRPLLKRGVEIWEFAPDAEIRHPPASFLRPRLRGTAPFARNKLHAKVFITDRARIFIGSFNFDPRSMRLNTELGLVLENPVIAAKMASAFEGYIPARAWALKLDREGKITWCRAGEAPTRREPGTGFWSGVALGLAKRLPIEWML from the coding sequence ATGCATCTGCACGGCCTGCCCCTGATCTTGCTGCTTGGCCTCCTCGGCGCGCTGGCCGTGGCGGGGCTGACGCTGCTCTCGGCGCGGCTCTCGCATCCCCGCCCCGCCGGGCCCTTCGCGCCCTCCCATGCCCTGCCGCCCCCCGCGGGAAGCCGCCTCGCCGCCGCCTTCGCGCCCCGCCTCGCCGCCGAGCCGGGGCTCACCGCGGTGCATCTGCTGCTCGACCCGCTCGATGCGCTCGCCGCCCGGCTCGAGCTGATCGAGGCGGCCGAAAGCTCGGTCGATCTGCAATATTACATCTGGCAGGACGATACCGCCGGGGCGCTGATGCTGGGCGCGCTGCGCAGGGCGGCGGCGCGTGGCGTGCGGGTGCGGATGCTGATCGACGACAACGGCACCCACGGCCTCGATGACACGCTCAGCACGCTGGAATCGCTCGAGAATTTCGACATCCGGCTGTTCAACCCCTTCCCGCTGCGGCGCGCCCGCTGGCTGGGCTATCTCGCCGATTTCCACCGCCTGAACCGGCGCATGCACAACAAGGCGATGGTGGTCGACGGCGCGCTCGCGGTGCTCGGCGGGCGGAATATCGGCGATGAATATTTCAACCGCTTCGCCCCCACCGGCCTCTACATGGACCTCGACCTGATGGCCGCCGGCCCGATCGTGCCGCAGGTCGCCGCGCAGTTCGACCTCTACTGGAACTCGGCGCTCTCGATCCCGGTGGCGGCGCTGCTCGCCCCCCTCGCGCCCGACCGCGCCGAAGCCTGCCTTGCCGCCCAGGCCGCCCGCCTCGCCACACCGGAGGCGCGCGATTACGCCCGCGCGCTCGCCGCCCCCGACATGCCGCTCCTCTCCCCCGATCTGACGCTCAGCTTCGGCCCCGCGACGCTCCTCTTCGACCCGCCCGAGAAGATCACCGGCCCGATCGCCGCGCGCCGGATGCTCTGGGCACGGCTCTTACGCGCGCTCGGCCAGCCGCGCGAGGAACTGGTGCTGATCTCGCCCTATCTGGTGCCCACCCGCGCGGGCGTGCGCGTGCTCGGGCGCTATGCGAAAGCCGGGGTGAAGGTGCGGCTCTTCACCAACAGCTTCGCCGCCTCCGATGTGCCGCTCGTCCATTCGGGCTATGCCCACCGGCGCCGGCCGCTGCTCAAACGCGGGGTGGAGATCTGGGAATTTGCCCCCGACGCCGAGATCCGCCACCCGCCCGCGAGCTTCCTGCGCCCGCGCCTGCGCGGCACCGCGCCATTTGCCCGCAACAAGCTCCACGCCAAGGTCTTCATCACCGATCGCGCGCGGATCTTCATCGGCTCGTTCAACTTCGACCCGCGCTCGATGCGGCTCAACACCGAGCTCGGCCTCGTGCTCGAGAACCCGGTGATCGCGGCGAAGATGGCCTCGGCGTTTGAGGGCTATATCCCGGCGCGCGCCTGGGCGCTCAAGCTCGACCGGGAGGGCAAGATCACCTGGTGCCGCGCGGGCGAGGCGCCGACCCGGCGCGAGCCGGGCACCGGCTTTTGGTCGGGCGTGGCGCTGGGGCTCGCCAAGCGCCTGCCGATCGAATGGATGCTCTGA
- a CDS encoding response regulator transcription factor, whose product MSRIALVDDDRNILTSVSMTLEAEGYEVETYNDGQAALDAFNKRLPDMAVLDIKMPRMDGMELLQRLRQKTSMPVIFLTSKDDEIDEVLGLRMGADDYVKKPFSQRLLVERIRALLRRQEAISTGEAPTTDETKVIVRGALTMDPLRHAVTWKGRDVTLTVTEFLLLQALAQRPGFVKSRDQLMDVAYDDQVYVDDRTIDSHIKRLRKKMRAADDDFSAIETLYGIGYRYNEE is encoded by the coding sequence ATGTCCAGGATTGCGCTGGTCGATGACGACCGCAACATTCTTACCTCCGTCTCGATGACGCTGGAAGCGGAAGGTTACGAGGTCGAGACCTACAACGACGGGCAGGCGGCGCTCGATGCGTTCAACAAGCGCCTGCCGGACATGGCCGTGCTCGATATCAAGATGCCGCGGATGGACGGGATGGAGCTTCTGCAGCGGCTGCGCCAGAAGACCTCGATGCCGGTGATCTTCCTGACCTCGAAGGATGACGAGATCGACGAGGTTCTGGGCCTGCGGATGGGCGCCGACGATTATGTGAAAAAGCCGTTCTCGCAGCGGCTGCTGGTCGAGCGGATCCGGGCGCTGTTGCGCCGGCAGGAGGCGATCTCGACGGGCGAGGCGCCGACCACCGACGAGACCAAGGTGATCGTGCGCGGGGCGCTGACGATGGACCCGCTGCGCCATGCGGTGACCTGGAAGGGCCGCGATGTGACGCTGACGGTGACCGAATTCCTGCTCCTGCAGGCGCTCGCGCAGCGCCCGGGCTTCGTGAAATCGCGCGATCAGCTGATGGACGTGGCCTATGACGATCAGGTCTATGTCGACGACCGCACGATCGACAGCCATATCAAGCGGTTGCGCAAGAAGATGCGCGCGGCTGACGACGATTTCTCGGCGATCGAAACGCTTTACGGCATCGGCTATCGTTACAACGAGGAATGA
- a CDS encoding electron transfer flavoprotein subunit alpha/FixB family protein, translating into MSVLLIAEVNGLDATAKALTAAKKLGPVTVLVAGSGVDAAPFAALEGVAKVLKADDAAYGHGLAEPMADLIVSLAAGVTHIVAPATAEAKNVLPRVAAMLDVMVLSDVIGVVDADTFERPIYAGNAIQTVKSADPVKVMTVRTTAFEAAGTGGAAAIEAAAAAGDKGLSSWVEDKVAASDRPELTSAKIVVSGGRGVGSEESFAIITALADKLGAAVGASRAAVDSGFAPNDWQVGQTGKVVAPELYIACGISGAIQHLAGMKDSKIIVAINKDEEAPIFQVADFGLVADLFQAVPEMTAKV; encoded by the coding sequence ATGTCGGTTCTTCTGATTGCGGAAGTGAATGGCCTCGACGCGACGGCGAAAGCGCTGACCGCGGCCAAGAAGCTCGGCCCGGTGACGGTTCTGGTCGCGGGTTCGGGTGTCGATGCGGCCCCCTTCGCCGCGCTCGAGGGCGTGGCGAAAGTGCTCAAAGCCGATGACGCGGCCTATGGCCACGGCCTCGCCGAGCCGATGGCGGATCTGATCGTCTCGCTCGCCGCGGGCGTGACCCATATCGTCGCGCCGGCCACCGCCGAGGCCAAGAACGTGCTGCCGCGCGTGGCCGCGATGCTCGACGTGATGGTGCTCTCCGATGTGATCGGCGTGGTCGATGCCGACACGTTCGAGCGCCCGATCTACGCCGGCAACGCGATCCAGACGGTGAAATCCGCAGATCCGGTCAAGGTGATGACCGTGCGCACCACCGCCTTCGAGGCGGCGGGCACCGGCGGCGCGGCGGCGATCGAAGCGGCGGCTGCGGCCGGCGACAAGGGCCTCAGCTCTTGGGTCGAAGACAAGGTCGCGGCCTCGGATCGCCCGGAGCTGACCTCGGCCAAGATCGTCGTCTCGGGCGGCCGTGGCGTGGGCTCGGAAGAGAGCTTCGCGATCATCACCGCGCTCGCCGACAAGCTCGGCGCGGCGGTCGGCGCGAGCCGCGCGGCGGTCGACAGCGGCTTTGCACCCAACGACTGGCAGGTCGGCCAGACCGGCAAGGTCGTGGCCCCCGAGCTCTACATCGCCTGCGGCATCTCCGGCGCGATCCAGCACCTCGCCGGCATGAAGGACAGCAAGATCATCGTCGCGATCAACAAGGACGAAGAAGCCCCGATCTTCCAGGTCGCCGACTTCGGCCTCGTGGCGGATCTCTTCCAGGCCGTCCCGGAAATGACCGCCAAGGTCTGA
- a CDS encoding PTS sugar transporter subunit IIA — translation MIGIVIVAHGGLAREYLAAVEHVVGPQEGIRAITIENDHDRAEKQEEIRAAADQVDSGDGVVVVTDLFGGSPSNLSLLACKSCEREIIYGANLPLLIKLAKSRSLGVHAAVEAALDAGRKYINSYTANGIDAKS, via the coding sequence GTGATCGGGATCGTGATCGTGGCACACGGGGGGTTGGCGCGCGAATATCTCGCCGCGGTCGAGCATGTGGTCGGCCCGCAGGAAGGGATTCGCGCGATCACGATCGAGAACGATCACGACCGTGCCGAAAAGCAGGAAGAGATCCGCGCCGCGGCCGATCAGGTCGATAGCGGCGACGGGGTCGTGGTGGTCACCGATCTGTTCGGCGGCTCGCCCTCGAACCTGAGCCTGCTCGCCTGCAAGTCTTGTGAACGCGAAATCATCTACGGGGCCAATCTGCCGCTGTTGATCAAACTTGCGAAATCGCGCAGCCTAGGCGTCCATGCGGCGGTCGAGGCGGCGCTCGATGCCGGTCGCAAATATATCAACAGCTATACGGCCAACGGGATCGACGCGAAGTCATGA